In Methylomonas sp. ZR1, one DNA window encodes the following:
- a CDS encoding NAD(P)H-dependent oxidoreductase, giving the protein MKILALSGSLRAASINSAVLRVVKQLAPASIEVGLFSRLGDLPLYNPDLENTPPAVAQQLRNDVAAADALLIASPEYAHGVTGTIKNALDWLVAFEGFVDKPVAVLNATPRAHHADAALRETLVTMSATLIEAASITLPLPSAHIGEAELLAMPEIVSLLTGVLTKIQRAVKWLPDMKPYLGSSVYIDSQHPAIVAQAAKLAEGCADEEVIAKRCFEFVRDEIKHSWDYRLNPVTCKASDVLIHGTGYCYAKSHLLAALLRANGIPAGLCYQRLTIDGDQPPYCLHGLNAVYLPQHGWYRVDARGNKPGVEAGFCPPLEKLAFPIVNPLEHDLPGIHAEPIPAVVKALTEHQTVEQVYHNLPDLAVTEP; this is encoded by the coding sequence ATGAAAATTCTGGCCTTATCGGGCAGTTTGCGGGCGGCGTCTATCAATTCCGCCGTGCTGAGGGTCGTAAAACAGTTGGCACCGGCTTCGATTGAAGTCGGTCTGTTTTCCCGGCTTGGCGACTTGCCCTTATATAATCCGGATTTGGAAAACACGCCTCCAGCCGTCGCCCAGCAATTGCGCAATGACGTAGCCGCGGCGGATGCCTTACTGATCGCCAGCCCGGAATATGCCCACGGCGTTACCGGCACCATCAAAAACGCGCTGGATTGGTTGGTGGCATTCGAGGGCTTTGTTGACAAACCGGTGGCGGTATTGAACGCCACGCCACGCGCCCATCATGCCGATGCCGCGCTCCGGGAAACCTTGGTCACCATGTCGGCCACGCTGATCGAAGCAGCATCGATCACCTTGCCGTTGCCGAGCGCGCACATAGGCGAAGCCGAGCTGTTGGCGATGCCGGAAATCGTTTCACTACTGACCGGCGTATTAACCAAAATCCAACGCGCGGTAAAGTGGTTGCCGGACATGAAGCCTTATCTCGGCAGCAGTGTTTATATCGACAGCCAACATCCCGCTATCGTCGCTCAAGCCGCCAAGTTGGCGGAGGGCTGCGCCGATGAGGAAGTAATCGCCAAACGCTGTTTCGAATTCGTTCGCGACGAAATCAAACATAGTTGGGATTACCGGCTGAACCCAGTGACCTGTAAAGCCTCCGATGTGTTAATCCACGGCACCGGCTACTGCTATGCCAAAAGCCATTTGTTGGCCGCATTGTTGCGCGCCAACGGTATTCCGGCTGGACTGTGTTACCAGCGATTGACGATAGACGGCGACCAGCCGCCTTATTGCTTGCACGGTTTGAACGCAGTTTACCTGCCGCAACACGGTTGGTACCGGGTTGATGCGCGCGGCAACAAGCCCGGCGTGGAGGCTGGCTTTTGCCCGCCGCTGGAGAAATTGGCCTTTCCGATTGTGAATCCCTTGGAACACGACTTGCCCGGCATCCATGCGGAACCCATACCGGCCGTCGTCAAAGCCTTAACCGAACACCAAACCGTCGAGCAGGTTTATCACAACTTGCCGGACCTTGCCGTTACTGAACCATGA
- a CDS encoding GNAT family N-acetyltransferase, translated as MTTNSPLIIRPAVATDAECVSQLIGSVANRCTITPTGDGAELFYSSISPQAIGCYIADANFLYLVGLLNGKLAGVVAVRDARHLFHLFVAPDCQYQGIGTALALRAINLSLAACPSETFTVNASLPSVPFYARLGFQPLGPKIEGKGVAFVPMQLLLSALNTVT; from the coding sequence ATGACGACAAACTCGCCGTTAATCATCCGTCCCGCTGTAGCAACCGATGCCGAGTGCGTCAGCCAACTGATTGGCAGCGTTGCCAACCGTTGTACGATTACCCCAACAGGCGACGGTGCCGAGTTGTTTTATTCGAGCATCAGCCCGCAAGCGATTGGTTGCTACATCGCCGACGCTAATTTCCTTTATCTCGTCGGTTTGCTAAACGGTAAGCTGGCCGGTGTGGTTGCAGTTCGCGATGCCCGGCATCTGTTTCATCTGTTTGTGGCGCCTGACTGCCAATACCAAGGTATCGGCACGGCATTGGCGTTGCGCGCCATCAACTTATCGTTGGCCGCATGCCCGTCGGAGACCTTCACGGTGAATGCTTCGCTGCCCTCTGTGCCGTTTTATGCCCGACTGGGCTTTCAGCCGCTGGGGCCAAAGATTGAGGGCAAAGGTGTAGCATTCGTGCCCATGCAATTGCTACTCTCAGCGCTAAACACCGTTACGTAG